A genomic window from Punica granatum isolate Tunisia-2019 chromosome 2, ASM765513v2, whole genome shotgun sequence includes:
- the LOC116197346 gene encoding E3 ubiquitin-protein ligase ATL42-like, protein MLSQEMEQITHILPLTPLVLLIILSLGLLDNGVLVQAQYGYDLTSNDAVSNFQPSLVVVIGILTIMFALTLILLMCLKYCHWSGTVNNNNNNAVTRSRQFSGIDRTVIESLPFFRYSSLRGSRAGLECSVCLSKFEDIEILRLLPKCKHAFHIDCIDHWLKRHSTCPLCRHRVSTDDPSIFGYSNSMRLLNSSVSERIQDPNSLEIFIEREEESSDGNGSSSRFNIGIGSSFRKVFRGSNNNSSSNGKDEESLIIQEEGNQKMLHKLNHRIVVSNVVFQNRWSNVSSSDLMFLNSEMLNALLSDRFSALEPYKGSTMAAHCRVDNDQIGMIIKERMDRKRLFESKLSSINKTGLVSGPSIRPVANTENQLSQTNGSNIVLDVETRSQSEITAVSRFRDLNIGRSGRYSKGNRKEERRRKLWLPIARRTVQWFANREQSSSSRQGPLDVINTTKPKPDPMAL, encoded by the coding sequence ATGCTGTCTCAAGAGATGGAGCAAATTACACATATTCTCCCTCTCACTCCTCTAGTTCTATTGATCATCCTTAGTCTTGGTTTACTTGATAATGGTGTTCTTGTTCAAGCTCAGTACGGGTATGATCTGACGTCGAACGATGCAGTGTCCAACTTCCAACCGAGCTTGGTGGTTGTTATAGGGATTCTCACCATCATGTTCGCCCTCACCTTGATCCTCCTCATGTGCCTCAAGTACTGCCACTGGAGCGGGACAgttaacaacaacaacaacaacgcTGTCACAAGGTCCCGGCAATTTTCGGGGATTGACAGGACCGTGatcgagtcccttcctttctTCCGGTACTCCTCCCTCCGGGGTTCCCGTGCCGGGCTTGAGTGCTCCGTCTGCCTGTCAAAGTTCGAGGACATAGAGATCCTCCGGCTCCTGCCCAAGTGCAAGCATGCATTTCACATTGACTGCATCGACCATTGGCTCAAGCGGCACTCTACCTGCCCGCTCTGCCGCCATCGGGTCAGCACCGATGACCCAAGCATCTTTGGTTACTCCAATAGCATGCGACTGCTTAACTCGAGCGTGTCGGAGAGGATTCAGGATCCTAACAGCCTTGAGATCTTCATTGAACGGGAGGAGGAAAGCTCTGACGGTAATGGGTCATCATCAAGATTCAACATCGGGATAGGTAGCAGCTTCCGGAAAGTCTTCAGGGGTTCAAACAACAACAGCAGTAGCAATGGCAAGGATGAGGAGAGCTTGATCATCCAAGAAGAAGGCAATCAAAAGATGTTGCACAAGTTGAATCATAGGATTGTTGTGTCCAATGTCGTGTTCCAGAATCGATGGAGCAACGTGAGCTCCTCTGACTTGATGTTCTTAAACTCTGAGATGCTTAATGCACTCTTGAGCGACCGGTTCTCGGCCCTGGAACCGTACAAGGGAAGTACCATGGCAGCCCATTGCAGGGTTGATAACGACCAAATAGGGATGATTATTAAGGAGCGGATGGACAGGAAGAGGCTGTTTGAGAGCAAGCTGAGCTCAATCAATAAAACCGGCCTGGTCTCGGGTCCTTCCATAAGGCCAGTAGCTAACACCGAGAACCAATTATCGCAAACAAATGGCTCAAATATCGTTTTGGATGTGGAAACGAGGTCGCAGTCTGAGATCACGGCAGTCTCGAGGTTCAGAGATTTGAATATTGGGAGGAGCGGGAGATACAGTAAAGGGAATAGGAaggaggagaggaggaggaagctTTGGCTCCCAATTGCAAGAAGAACAGTTCAGTGGTTTGCTAATAGGGAGCAAAGCTCTAGCTCGCGTCAGGGCCCCCTGGACGTAATTAACACGACAAAGCCGAAACCCGATCCCATGGCCCTGTAA